A genomic region of Antennarius striatus isolate MH-2024 chromosome 16, ASM4005453v1, whole genome shotgun sequence contains the following coding sequences:
- the cdr2a gene encoding cerebellar degeneration-related protein 2, protein MLTDMILEEEFDRSVEPWYDPRDLERDLHLAAELGKTLLDRNHELEQALQQMYSTNQDQLQEIEYLTKQMDLLRQMNDQHSRLYEQLDVAARDLEQSNQRLVKDNRLSQQKISSLTEAIEGLQTYMEDLQSQVEELKSSRAERNKRDLAEQQRSLGAQSVSCLRELYDLHQNRDRIRDSLDGLWSPQGLYSDRDRRQDQEEENASLQRSIHALQSQIALERSRRETAEWESELTISENRGLEQRLSQLDGCRARQKELEVEVEQLRLQWRSDCAKSLRLTDQSLLPDTVYFASEERFSHGQNEMEMKEERDEEQRRYSRTRCNSDSVLRATYPDEIFRGHEQLCIRRAEAVKQRGISLLNEVDAQYNALQVKYDELLRRCQQATDQLDHKAVQTSSSPFASSRTRRRLSSSAALSDLKVVLEDGQQPEYKALFSEIFTCIQKTKEDLSTNRRPVKDSDSLGSAK, encoded by the exons ATGTTAACAGACATGATTTTGGAGGAAGAGTTTGACAGGAGTGTGGAGCCCTGGTACGATCCCCGGGACCTGGAACGCG ATCTCCACTTGGCAGCGGAGCTGGGAAAAACCCTCCTGGACAGGAACCATGAGCTGGAGCAGGCCCTGCAGCAGATGTACTCCACCAATCAGGACCAGTTGCAGGAAATAGAG TACCTGACCAAGCAGATGGATCTGCTGCGTCAGATGAACGATCAGCATTCCAGATTGTATGAGCAGCTGGATGTGGCTGCCAGAGACCTGGAGCAAAGCAACCAGAGACTAGTGAAGGACAATCGTCTTTCCCAGCAGAAGATCAGCAG TCTAACAGAGGCCATTGAAGGGCTTCAGACCTATATGGAGGACTTGCAAAGTcaggtggaggagctgaagtCATCCCGGGCAGAGCGAAACAAACGAGACCTGGCAGAGCAGCAGCGCAGCCTCGGAGCACAGAGTGTGTCCTGTCTCAGAGAGCTTTATGACTTACACCAGAACAG GGATCGGATCCGTGATAGTCTGGATGGACTCTGGTCACCGCAGGGCCTTTACTCTGACCGAGACAGACGCCAAGACCAAGAGGAGGAGAACGCTTCCCTCCAGCGCTCCATTCATGCCCTTCAGAGCCAGATAGCCTTGGAGCGGAGCCGTAGGGAGACAGCAGAGTGGGAGAGTGAGTTGACCATCAGTGAGAACAGAGGCCTGGAACAGCGGCTGTCCCAGCTGGACGGCTGCCGGGCGAGGcagaaggagctggaggtggaggtggagcaaCTGCGTCTTCAGTGGCGATCCGACTGCGCCAAGAG TCTGAGACTAACGGACCAGTCGCTGTTGCCTGATACAGTATACTTTGCCTCAGAAGAAAGATTCAGCCATGGACAGAATGAGatggaaatgaaagaagaaagggATGAAGAGCAAAGAAGATACAGCAGGACGAGGTGTAACAGCGACAGTGTTTTGAGAGCGACGTACCCAGACGAAATCTTCCGTGGTCATGAGCAGCTGTGCATAAGGCGGGCAGAGGCGGTGAAACAGAGGGGCATCTCTCTGCTCAATGAAGTGGACGCACAGTACAATGCTTTGCAG GTTAAATATGATGAGCTGCTGCGGCGGTGCCAGCAGGCAACAGACCAGCTCGACCATAAAGCCGTCCAGACATCTAGCAGTCCCTTTGCGAGCAGCCGGACCCGCCGCCGCCTGTCCAGCTCAGCTGCACTGTCTGATCTGAAAGTGGTTCTGGAAGACGGCCAGCAGCCTGAGTACAAGGCCCTCTTCAGCGAAATCTTCACCTGCATCCAAAAGACCAAAGAGGACCTTAGCACGAACAGACGTCCAGTCAAGGACAGCGATTCCCTGGGCTCAGCCAAGTGA
- the mfsd13al gene encoding transmembrane protein 180-like, whose product MEVNPPGVHSGTMKRSRYLLNGRVNSVALAYAMTTLGASMINNIFSFYYVKLFLNKYKISEGAFQQSQVVYMVWNAFNDPIFGYLQDNSRVPCCSQRRLSILYGAPLYSLSFLIAWFPWRTYAAGDWLSGLHLTVALCAFDGMLTFVLLAQCALFAEISSHHQNRLRLIKYNQVASLIGSSSILFCGVVSQNMEDFGAFQGFTVLAAILSCGCMLYTGFHCQSRFDKKGSESEELCSGDNTSHQSEFSFATLKTLTWQILANRDFQIFVLMNFFQVFMIAFFNNFTMIFTEHLIPPDTLPPLAQSLMYGAGFICPQLLVLSSQSLLRDIGYYKVILFTFYMETGMAVLMLALGSHHYYVLAFFLTVNMVIIQATFSLFGLPLSDIIDTDLHKYNRSSPLSSMVFGTNALFTKPAQSLAPMIVLNILNNFGYEQLKDKRSDLNSSDLESLHSVMFYLVCLFPLLVAILQALAWRLFSIRNSHTVDPKNIDG is encoded by the exons ATGGAGGTGAATCCTCCAGGTGTGCACTCCGGAACAATGAAGAGAAGCCGATACTTGTTGAATGGACGAGTCAATTCTGTGGCTCTGGCTTATGCCATGACGACTTTGGGAGCTTCTATGATAAACAATATATTCAGCTTTTACTATGTCAAACTCTTTCTTAATAAGTACAAGATATCAGAAGGCGCTTTCCAGCAGTCACAG GTGGTGTACATGGTGTGGAATGCCTTTAATGACCCCATCTTTGGCTACCTGCAAGATAATTCTCGGGTGCCCTGTTGCTCCCAACGACGTCTCTCCATCCTGTATGGCGCTCCCTTGTACTCCTTGAGTTTTCTTATAGCCTGGTTTCCCTGGCGGACCTACGCCGCTGGTGACTGGTTGAGTGGATTACACTTGACTGTTGCGCTGTGTGCTTTTGATGGCATGCTTACCTTTGTGTTATTGGCACAATGTGCGTTATTTGCAGAGATTTCCAGCCATCATCAAAACAGATTGAGACTTATTAAATACAACCAG GTGGCTTCTCTCATTGGCTCCTCCAGCATCCTCTTCTGTGGTGTTGTGTCACAAAACATGGAGGACTTTGGAGCCTTCCAAGGCTTCACAGTGCTGGCTGCCATCCTGAGCTGTGGCTGCATGCTCTATACGGGCTTCCACTGTCAGAGCCGCTTTGATAAAAAAGGATCTGAATCGGAAGAGCTTTGCTCTGGTGACAATACTTCTCATCAGTCAGAATTTTCTTTCGCCACATTAAAAACTTTAACATGGCAAATCCTTGCCAACAGGGACTTCCAGATTTTTGTACTTATGAATTTCTTCCAGGTGTTCATGATAGcgttttttaataattttaccaTGATATTTACCGAGCACCTGATTCCTCCGGATACGCTTCCACCACTGGCTCAGAGCCTCATGTACGGAGCAGGATTCATCTGTCCACAG CTTTTAGTATTGAGCAGTCAGAGTCTCCTCCGTGATATTGGCTACTACAAGGTCATCCTCTTCACCTTCTATATGGAAACTGGAATGGCAGTTTTAATGCTAGCACTTGGTTCTCATCACTACTATGTCCTTGCATTTTTCCTCACTGTTAACAT GGTTATAATCCAAGCAACATTCAGTCTTTTTGGATTGCCTTTGTCTGACATCATCGACACAGACCTGCACAAGTATAACCGCAg ttcccctctctcctccatgGTCTTTGGGACGAATGCCCTATTCACTAAGCCAGCGCAGTCTCTGGCTCCTATGATCGTGCTTAATATCCTCAACAACTTTGGATACGAACAGCTGAAAGATAAGAGAAGTGATTTAAATTCAAG TGACCTGGAGAGCCTCCATAGCGTCATGTTCTAcctggtgtgtttgtttcccTTGCTAGTTGCAATTTTACAAGCACTGGCCTGGAGGCTGTTTTCCATACGCAACAGTCATACAGTCGACCCAAAGAACATCGATGGCTAA
- the si:ch211-139g16.8 gene encoding immunoglobulin superfamily member 6 isoform X2 → MKLLFWFSLLLIDLTVTENMETVDGCLKQQNNMWGAPGQSATLRCDTRSHCSNKSWSYEWIAVKEHHQFRIKPSEKYKLNGAFLHISALNRNDSGIYFCAAVAEGFPAPGLQQVGFGTILTVKERFTLMRIIRLLAFILLSIYSVALVTLIVKKYGCRRIHKLDKNHSSKKKQFQHVLQEMYRRGNQEKPKQTATNTNPISSSGDIYQNI, encoded by the exons atgaagttgttgttttggttttctcTCCTGCTCATTGACCTGACAGTAACAG AGAACATGGAAACAGTTGACGGTTGCTTAAAGCAGCAGAACAACATGTGGGGGGCACCAGGTCAAAGTGCTACTCTCCGTTGTGACACCAGATCACATTGTTCAAACAAAAGCTGGAGCTATGAGTGGATTGCTGTCAAGGAACACCATCAGTTTCGTATAAAACCgtctgaaaaatacaaactgaATGGAGCGTTTTTACACATCAGTGCACTCAATAGAAATGACAGCGGGATCTACTTCTGTGCTGCAGTAGCAGAAGGATTTCCAGCACCGGGTTTACAGCAGGTGGGATTTGGAACAATTCTTACTGTGAAGG AAAGATTTACACTAATGAGGATCATTCGCCTGCTAGCATTTATCCTCTTGTCAATTTACAGCGTGGCTCTAGTGACCCTTATTGTAAAGAAG TATGGATGTAGAAGGATTCACAAATTGGACAAG AATCACTCAagcaagaaaaaacaatttcaacatGTTCTGCAAGAAATGTACAGAAGAGGAAACCAGGAGAAACCCAAACAAACT GCAACAAACACCAACCCCATCAGCTCATCTGGCGACATCTATCAGAATATCTGA
- the si:ch211-139g16.8 gene encoding immunoglobulin superfamily member 6 isoform X1, with translation MKLLFWFSLLLIDLTVTENMETVDGCLKQQNNMWGAPGQSATLRCDTRSHCSNKSWSYEWIAVKEHHQFRIKPSEKYKLNGAFLHISALNRNDSGIYFCAAVAEGFPAPGLQQVGFGTILTVKERFTLMRIIRLLAFILLSIYSVALVTLIVKKYGCRRIHKLDKNHSSKKKQFQHVLQEMYRRGNQEKPKQTVSRNSSQIQATNTNPISSSGDIYQNI, from the exons atgaagttgttgttttggttttctcTCCTGCTCATTGACCTGACAGTAACAG AGAACATGGAAACAGTTGACGGTTGCTTAAAGCAGCAGAACAACATGTGGGGGGCACCAGGTCAAAGTGCTACTCTCCGTTGTGACACCAGATCACATTGTTCAAACAAAAGCTGGAGCTATGAGTGGATTGCTGTCAAGGAACACCATCAGTTTCGTATAAAACCgtctgaaaaatacaaactgaATGGAGCGTTTTTACACATCAGTGCACTCAATAGAAATGACAGCGGGATCTACTTCTGTGCTGCAGTAGCAGAAGGATTTCCAGCACCGGGTTTACAGCAGGTGGGATTTGGAACAATTCTTACTGTGAAGG AAAGATTTACACTAATGAGGATCATTCGCCTGCTAGCATTTATCCTCTTGTCAATTTACAGCGTGGCTCTAGTGACCCTTATTGTAAAGAAG TATGGATGTAGAAGGATTCACAAATTGGACAAG AATCACTCAagcaagaaaaaacaatttcaacatGTTCTGCAAGAAATGTACAGAAGAGGAAACCAGGAGAAACCCAAACAAACTGTGAGCAGAAACTCTTCTCAAATTCAG GCAACAAACACCAACCCCATCAGCTCATCTGGCGACATCTATCAGAATATCTGA
- the LOC137610262 gene encoding ER lumen protein-retaining receptor 2-like gives MNIFRLTGDLSHLAAIIILLLKIWKSRSCAGISGKSQILFAIVFTTRYLDLISSFISLYNTCMKVIYIGCAYATVYLIYMKFRATYDGNHDSFRVEFLVVPVGGLAVLINHDFSFLEILWTFSIYLESVAILPQLFMISKTGEAETITTHYLFCLGLYRALYLCNWIWRFYFEGFFDLIAIVAGVVQTVLYCDFFYLYVTKVLKGKKLSLPA, from the exons ATGAACATCTTCAGGCTGACTGGAGACCTCTCTCATCTGGCTGCTATCATCATCCTGCTACTCAAAATATGGAAAAGCAGATCATGTGCAG GAATCTCTGGAAAGAGCCAAATCCTGTTTGCCATCGTGTTCACCACACGCTACTTGGATTTGATCTCCTCGTTCATTTCACTCTATAACACGTGTATGAAG GTGATCTACATCGGTTGTGCGTACGCCACAGTCTACTTGATCTACATGAAGTTCAGGGCAACCTATGATGGCAACCATGACAGCTTCAGAGTGGAGTTCCTGGTTGTTCCTGTTGGTGGTCTTGCTGTTCTCATCAACCATGACTTCTCTTTCCTTGAG ATCCTGTGGACGTTCTCCATCTACCTGGAGTCTGTGGCGATCCTGCCTCAGCTCTTCATGATCAGCAAGACTGGGGAGGCGGAGACGATCACCACCCACTACCTTTTCTGTCTGGGTCTCTACCGGGCCCTCTATCTCTGCAATTGGATCTggcgcttttattttgaaggtttcTTCGACCTGATTGCGATTGTGGCTGGGGTAGTCCAGACTGTCCTCTACTGTGACTTTTTCTACCTTTATGTCACCAAAG TGTTGAAAGGCAAGAAGCTGAGCCTACCGGCGTAA
- the LOC137610263 gene encoding lipid droplet assembly factor 1-like yields MDLQSSQATELEQLWGSWTSRMNNLYEDPNVSKLMNTSVGQYLLKHPLLALTAVTFSVVAMLPVGLFLTFAMVTIIMSTVGFVVFEGFLLFVGGLFLLCALFGLALFSLVVSLVFRMLYVTVSKILIHPHVAEQSKDQTEETETSKLKEM; encoded by the exons ATGGACTTACAATCTAGTCAAGCGACTGAGCTCGAGCAGCTGTGGGGAAGCTGGACCTCCAGGATGAACAACCTCTATGAAGACCCCAAT GTATCAAAGCTGATGAACACGAGTGTGGGGCAGTACCTCCTCAAACACCCTCTCTTAGCTCTGACAGCAGTCACATTCAGTGTTGTGGCCATGCTTCCTGTTGGGCTTTTCCTCACGTTCGCTATGGTGACCATTATTATGTCCACAGTAGGTTTTGTTGTCTTTGAGG GATTCCTGCTGTTTGTAGGAGGGTTGTTTCTGCTGTGTGCTCTTTTTGGCCTCGCCCTCTTCTCTCTTGTCGTTTCACTGGTCTTCCGAATGCTTTATGTCACCGTCTCCAAAATCCTCATTCACCCACATGTGGCAGAG CAAAGTAAAGACCAGACAGAAGAGACTGAAACATCGAAGCTGAAGGAAATGTAG